In one window of Paenarthrobacter nicotinovorans DNA:
- the adhP gene encoding alcohol dehydrogenase AdhP, with amino-acid sequence MTTTMQAAVVTEFGTDLKVMEVERPTPGPGQALVRLITSGVCHTDLHAAEGDWPVKPTPPFIPGHEGVGEVVALGEGVTDVAVGDLVGNAWLWSACGDCQYCRTGWETLCESQQNGGYSVDGSFGEYMLVDTRFAARIPAGSDPVEVAPVLCAGVTVYKGLKMTEARPGQWVTISGIGGLGHIAVQYAVAMGLRVAAVDIADDKLALAKEHGAELTVNALHEDPAEVIQRETGGCHGVLVTAVHPSAFGQAIGMARRGGTIVFNGLPPGDFPAPIFEIVLKGLTVRGSIVGTRQDLEEALEFYAQGKIKPTVSTRELSEVNAVFDEMKHAKIDGRVVLKF; translated from the coding sequence ATGACCACCACTATGCAAGCAGCAGTAGTCACTGAATTCGGAACCGACCTGAAGGTCATGGAGGTCGAACGCCCGACGCCGGGTCCCGGCCAGGCGCTGGTCCGCCTCATTACGTCGGGGGTATGTCATACCGACCTGCACGCCGCCGAAGGCGACTGGCCCGTCAAGCCGACACCACCCTTCATTCCCGGGCACGAGGGTGTCGGCGAAGTGGTAGCCCTCGGCGAAGGGGTCACGGACGTGGCGGTCGGCGACCTGGTGGGCAATGCCTGGCTGTGGTCGGCCTGCGGAGACTGCCAATACTGCCGGACGGGGTGGGAAACCCTATGCGAGTCGCAACAGAACGGCGGCTACAGTGTGGACGGATCGTTCGGTGAATACATGCTGGTGGACACCCGCTTCGCTGCCCGCATCCCGGCAGGCTCGGATCCGGTGGAGGTTGCACCCGTGCTTTGCGCCGGCGTCACGGTGTACAAGGGCTTGAAGATGACCGAGGCCAGGCCGGGGCAGTGGGTCACCATCTCCGGCATTGGCGGCCTGGGGCACATCGCCGTCCAGTACGCAGTGGCGATGGGTCTGAGGGTGGCAGCGGTGGACATTGCCGACGACAAACTGGCGCTCGCCAAGGAGCATGGTGCCGAGTTGACGGTCAATGCACTGCATGAGGACCCGGCGGAGGTCATCCAGCGCGAAACGGGCGGCTGCCATGGCGTGCTGGTCACGGCCGTGCACCCCTCGGCGTTCGGACAAGCCATTGGCATGGCCCGGCGCGGTGGAACGATCGTCTTCAACGGCCTTCCGCCCGGAGATTTCCCGGCGCCGATCTTCGAGATTGTCCTCAAGGGCCTCACGGTCAGGGGATCGATCGTGGGCACCAGGCAGGACCTCGAGGAAGCGCTGGAGTTCTATGCCCAGGGGAAGATCAAGCCAACGGTGTCCACCCGGGAGCTCTCGGAAGTCAACGCAGTCTTCGACGAGATGAAGCACGCCAAGATCGACGGCCGAGTGGTTCTGAAGTTCTGA